In the Ctenopharyngodon idella isolate HZGC_01 chromosome 4, HZGC01, whole genome shotgun sequence genome, one interval contains:
- the cdkn1d gene encoding cyclin-dependent kinase inhibitor 1D isoform X1, giving the protein MMQRRMATCSNFPPKPTSTTRIRKHYYKLTVVNRLRNMTISPAACDFGLLGGQEEDIKPQAAVIRRNLFGPVDHQQLQQDFQRLFCMSVENAKQRWNFDFQRDQPVPGCVEWEELRCQDVPAFYHSCVVRPGMTKQMVEAAVGGGSFARSSPALATEKYMELRTRGTLRGTKPEKRIKRKQANITDFFRVTKRRFLHHKASPGQ; this is encoded by the exons atgatgcaaagacgaATGGCGACATGTTCGAATTTCCCGccgaaacctaccagtaccactcgaattagaaaacattattacaagcttactgttgtgaatcggctaag GAACATGACCATTTCACCAGCTGCATGTGATTTTGGGCTGCTGGGAGGGCAGGAGGAGGACATCAAACCTCAGGCGGCAGTAATTAGGCGGAACCTCTTTGGCCCTGTGGACCACCAGCAGTTGCAGCAGGACTTCCAGAGGCTGTTCTGCATGAGCGTGGAGAACGCCAAACAGCGCTGGAACTTTGACTTTCAGAGGGACCAGCCTGTCCCCGGCTGCGTTGAGTGGGAAGAGCTGCGGTGTCAGGACGTGCCAGCGTTCTACCATAGCTGTGTGGTCAGGCCCGGTATGACGAAGCAAATGGTAGAAGCAGCTGTTGGAGGAGGATCCTTCGCTCGTTCCTCTCCAGCTTTGGCCACAGAGAAATATATGGAGCTTCGGACCAGAGGAACTTTGAGGGGAACCAAGCCAGAGAAAAGAATCAAACGCAAACAAGCAAACATCACAG ACTTTTTCAGAGTGACAAAAAGAAGGTTTCTTCATCACAAAGCTTCACCAGGACAGTAA
- the cdkn1d gene encoding cyclin-dependent kinase inhibitor 1D isoform X2: protein MTISPAACDFGLLGGQEEDIKPQAAVIRRNLFGPVDHQQLQQDFQRLFCMSVENAKQRWNFDFQRDQPVPGCVEWEELRCQDVPAFYHSCVVRPGMTKQMVEAAVGGGSFARSSPALATEKYMELRTRGTLRGTKPEKRIKRKQANITDFFRVTKRRFLHHKASPGQ, encoded by the exons ATGACCATTTCACCAGCTGCATGTGATTTTGGGCTGCTGGGAGGGCAGGAGGAGGACATCAAACCTCAGGCGGCAGTAATTAGGCGGAACCTCTTTGGCCCTGTGGACCACCAGCAGTTGCAGCAGGACTTCCAGAGGCTGTTCTGCATGAGCGTGGAGAACGCCAAACAGCGCTGGAACTTTGACTTTCAGAGGGACCAGCCTGTCCCCGGCTGCGTTGAGTGGGAAGAGCTGCGGTGTCAGGACGTGCCAGCGTTCTACCATAGCTGTGTGGTCAGGCCCGGTATGACGAAGCAAATGGTAGAAGCAGCTGTTGGAGGAGGATCCTTCGCTCGTTCCTCTCCAGCTTTGGCCACAGAGAAATATATGGAGCTTCGGACCAGAGGAACTTTGAGGGGAACCAAGCCAGAGAAAAGAATCAAACGCAAACAAGCAAACATCACAG ACTTTTTCAGAGTGACAAAAAGAAGGTTTCTTCATCACAAAGCTTCACCAGGACAGTAA